The window ACTAAATTCTTTATTAAACCAATCTAGTCCTGAAAGTTCTTCCTCCTGTATCCATCCTTGTAATTTTTGATTGGCAAGGAAGTATGCCCCATTAATTGATAGTATTTTTTTAGCATTGCTATCTTCATCCCAATAGTTATCTGTTACCTCTATGGAGGGAATCAATAATGAACCAATGGGCTCATAATATCTTTTGATGATGTTTTGTACGGTGATGGTTGGAAAAAATGTATTAAAAAACAATTGTTCCTTTGGATCATAAGTAAATGTTAAATTGGGCGGTTTATAAAATAATCCTCGTACGTTCATGATTTCCTTAATATTATTTTCATACGCATAAATTAATGTATTGTAACGCAAATAATAGTTTCTACTAAAATAATCTAAAAAACCATCCAGTTTTCCTTCCAAAATATTCTCGGAAATAAATATAGCTTGTACATGCCCGTAATAGAGGGGGTTAACGGAATGTTTTTCAATATCATCGATAGCCTCTTGGATGGTTTCGCCTTGTCCGTGTCCAATAACAATAGGCGCGGGCTCTTTTGCGATGTCTGGTTCTGAGCCCGTGATATTATTAAAACCAACTGCCTGAAAATATAATTGATAGTTATTATCAGAATAATCAATACCTAAAGCTGTAACATAAATTTCACTTTGAATTTCCTTTATTCCTGAGCAGCCAACTAATAGCCATGATAAATGAAATAAAACGATAAATTTTAATATCAATTTATTAGTAGCCATTAAATTCACTCCTTATCTCGATGAGCATCGTACATATGGTCTTTCGATTTAAATTTGAATGGTATTTTCAAAAAACCTTTTATGAAATCTGAAAAGTTCACTTTGGCTAGTGTGGAAAGGTACGGGTGTCCAAAACTTTCCAATGAACAAATATACGTGAGTAAAAACAAGACACATAAAAAAAAGCCGTACATACCAAAAAAAGAAGCTACGATTACTGTGAAAATTCTTAATAAAAAAACATTGCCCAATATATTTTGGTTGATTAATGTATAACTAGAAATGACAGTAAGGGCACCCACTACTAATGTTGACGGTGAGGTAAAACCGGCTCTAATGGCAGCATCTCCAACAATTAATCCTCCTAAAACAGCGACTGTTTGCCCAACAGTTTTAGGTAAACGTACACCCGCTTCTCTAAAAAGGTCAAAAAAGAGCAGCATGATAAGAATTTCGATGGAGGAGGACACAGGTAAACCAATTTTAGAAGTTGATATGGATGCTAATAAAGGGAAGGGTAATTGGTTAAGTTGATGAACAGTCAAGGCAATCCAAAAGCCTGG of the Lysinibacillus fusiformis genome contains:
- a CDS encoding Ger(x)C family spore germination protein; protein product: MATNKLILKFIVLFHLSWLLVGCSGIKEIQSEIYVTALGIDYSDNNYQLYFQAVGFNNITGSEPDIAKEPAPIVIGHGQGETIQEAIDDIEKHSVNPLYYGHVQAIFISENILEGKLDGFLDYFSRNYYLRYNTLIYAYENNIKEIMNVRGLFYKPPNLTFTYDPKEQLFFNTFFPTITVQNIIKRYYEPIGSLLIPSIEVTDNYWDEDSNAKKILSINGAYFLANQKLQGWIQEEELSGLDWFNKEFSNMKLSIKEKSVSMSIDHINHQTKIVDGKMPKYDINLQVNASITENPNNLARKEIEQEMKAIIVAQIQESFQKGLEINADIFNLSEKAYRFKSTTWTKEEIKNLTNTSIHQININVFVKDGGAIKIIK